A single region of the Salvia miltiorrhiza cultivar Shanhuang (shh) chromosome 8, IMPLAD_Smil_shh, whole genome shotgun sequence genome encodes:
- the LOC130998617 gene encoding uncharacterized protein LOC130998617, whose protein sequence is MQPRFEIPFVSLKNSSDSSSDEIKFQQPTGDIVIGNRRDATGRIGLSSLQKCTGAMRVLAYGTSSDVVDEYLRMSSSSTRDALVHFVEGVISCFGGTYLRRPNEQDLARLLYVGEQRGFPGMIGSIDCMHWEWKNCPNAWAGQYTGRSEKPTIILEVVASYDLWIWHAFFGTPGSCNDINVLHRSPVFNDVLEGRTPKVNYVVNGRHYDRAYYLTDGIYPSWAVFVKSISCSLNTKSLSEKMLSEHLEFYKLDLHFYDAHVLFGIKF, encoded by the exons ATGCAGCCAAGATTCGAGATCCCATTTGTCTCTTTGAAGAACTCTTCGGACTCAAGTTCTGAT gAAATCAAATTCCAACAGCCAACAGGAGATATTGTGATAGGGAAC AGACGAGATGCCACCGGCAGAATAGGTCTTTCATCATTGCAGAAATGTACTGGAGCCATGAGGGTATTGGCATATGGCACATCTTCCGATGTTGTCGATGAGTATCTACGAATGAGTTCATCTTCCACAAGAGATGCTTTAGTTCATTTTGTGGAAGGTGTTATTTCTTGCTTCGGTGGTACGTATCTCAGAAGGCCTAATGAACAAGATTTGGCAAGGCTACTCTATGTTGGTGAACAACGTGGTTTCCCAGGCATGATTGGCAGtattgattgcatgcattgggagTGGAAAAATTGTCCTAATGCATGGGCCGGCCAATATACTGGGAGAAGTGAAAAACCAACGATCATTTTGGAAGTTGTTGCTTCATACGACTTGTGGATATGGCATGCGTTCTTTGGAACACCAGGTTCGTGCAATGATATTAATGTACTCCATCGATCTCCTGTTTTTAATGATGTCTTAGAAGGTCGAACACCAAAGGTTAATTACGTAGTGAATGGTCGTCATTATGATAGGGCATATTATTTAACTGATGGTATATACCCTTCATGGGCTGTATTTGTCAAGTCAATTAGTTGTTCGCTCAACACCAAGAGTCTGTCCGAAAAGATGTTGAGCGAGCATTTGGAGTTCTACAAGCTCGATTTGCATTTCTACGACGCCCATGTCTTGTTTGGGATAAAGTTTTGA